Within Corynebacterium timonense, the genomic segment GTCCACGGCGCGACGTACGCGGCGGAGTCCGCGGCGGGCGCGATCCTGACGGACGCCGAGGGGCGCGCAATCCTCGAGCAGGCGGGCGAAACGCGCCCGGTTCTCGTTGTTGATGACGTCCGCGCGGTGCTCGGCCGGGTGTCGGCGCGCGTGTATGGTCAGCCGTCGCAAAGCATGAAGGTGCTGGGCGTCACGGGGACCTCGGGCAAGACGACGACCACCTATCTTCTGGAGCAGGGGCTGATCGCCGCTGGCTGCCAAGTCGGGCTGATTGGGACCACGGGCACCCGCATCCGCGGGCGCGACGTGCCGACGAGCCTGACCACGCCCGAGGCGCCGACCTTGCAGGCGCTGTTCGCGCAGATGCTCGCCGAGGGCGTGACGCACGTGGTCATGGAGGTCTCCTCCCACGCCTTGAGCCTCGGCCGCGTCGACGGCACGGACTTCGACGTCGCGGGTTTTACCAACCTGAGCCAGGACCACCTTGACTTCCATCCGACGATGGAGGACTACTTCGAGGCCAAGGCGCGCTTTTTCGACCCCTCCTCGCCTGTCCGCGCCGCGCGCAGCGTCGTCTGCGTCGACGACGAGTGGGGGCGACGTATGCTCGACAGGGCAGGTACGGGCTATGCCGTGGGCACGCGGGGACAGGAGGGGCTCGACTGCGCGGCCTCGCTTGTCGACGTCACGCCAGCCGGCTCCCAACACATCGGCCTGACACTCGCGGGCGAGACCTACGAGCTGACTCTGCCGCTGCCGGGAGCGTTCAACGTGGCCAACGCCGCGCTCGCCGCGGCGATGGCGCACGCGGCGGGCGTAGACGTGGCCCGCTTCGTCGCGGGGCTCGAGAACGCGGCCGTGCCCGGGCGCATGGAACGCATCGACGCCGGGCAGGACTTCGTCGCGGTGGTCGATTACGCCCACAAGCCCGCCGCTGTGGCCGCCGCGCTGGAGACGTTGCGCGGCCAGGTCGACGGGCGCGTCGGAGTGGCCATCGGCGCGGGCGGGGACCGCGATGCGTCGAAGCGCCCGCTCATGGGGAAGGAGGCGGCGCTGCGGGCCGACCTCGTGATTGTCACCGACGACAACCCGCGCACGGAGGATCCGGCGGCGATCCGTGCGGCCGTAATCGACGGCGCGGTATCGGCAGGCACCGATGCGCAGATCCGCGAGGCCGGGTCGCGCGCCGACGCGATCGGCGAGCTGGTCGCGTGGGCTCGCCCGGGCGACGCGGTGATCGTGGTGGGCAAGGGCCACGAGGTGGGCCAGATCGTGGGCACCACCACGCACCCTTTCGACGACAGGGAGGAAATGCGCCGCGCCCTGGAACGCTCCGGTTACGGTGGACATGCCGTTTCCGGCCAGCAGGGAGAGAATAGGGGACAGACACACGAGGCCAGCGAAGGACAGCGACCATGATTCCACTTCAGCTCCGTGAGATCGCGGAGGTCACCGGCGGCACGCTCAACGAGCACGCAGATCCGGGCGCCGTCGTTGGTGGCTACGTCGAGTTCGATTCGCGCAAGGTCGCCGAGGGCGGCCTCTTCGTTGCCTTAAGCGGTGCGCGAGCCGATGGCCACGACTTCGCGTCCGCCGCGGTGGACCAGGGGGCGGTCGCGGTGCTTGCCGCGCGGGACGTGGACGCGCCCGCCATCATCGCCCCGGCTGCACAGACCCGCGCCGACGACAACTCTGACCTAGCGGCCAACGACAAGGACGGCAGCGTCGCCGCCGTCGTGGGAGCGATGTCGCGCCTCGCCGCGCACGTGGCCCGCGAGCTGACGAGCCACCACGGGCTGTCCATCACGGGCGTGACCGGTTCTGCGGGAAAGACCTCGACGAAAGACCTCATCGCCGCGGTGCTGTCCACCGCCGGAGAAACGGTCGCGCCCCCGGGATCGTTCAACAACGAGATCGGCCACCCCTACACGGTGCTGCGCTGCTCGCCCTCCACGGACTTCCTCGTCGCGGAGATGTCCGCGCGCGGAATCGGCCACATCGCACACCTTGCGGAGATAGCTCCGCCGCGCATCGGCGTCGTGCTGAACGTGGGCTCGGCCCACTTGGGCGAGTTTGGCTCGCGGGAGAACATCGCGGTGGCGAAAGGGGAGCTCGTCGAGGCGCTTCCTGAGGCGGACCGCGGCGGCGTCGCCATCCTCAACGCCGACGACGACCTCGTCGCGGGGATGGCCGTGCGCACGAATGCACGGGTGGTGACCTTTTCCACCCGCTCCAAGAACGCGGACTACTACGCCACGGACGTCGAGCTTGATGACGTCGCACGGGCCAGCTTCACTCTCCATTCGCCGGGCAACCAGCCGCAGCGCGTCCGCCTGAACGTCTTTGGCGCGCACCAAGTCTCCAACGCGCTGGCCGCGGCCGCCGTCGGGGTCGAGTCGGGTGTGCCCGCCGAGACGGTGGCCTCCGCCCTCAGCGGAGCCCACGGCGTGTCGGTCAACCGCATGGACGTAAACACGCGCGCTGACGGGGTGACCGTCATCAACGACGCGTACAACGCGAACCCGGACTCGATGCGCGCCGGGATCGCCGCGCTGGGATTCACCGCGGCGGCGCGCCCGGGGGTGCGCTCGATCGCCGTGCTGGGCGAGATGAACGAGCTGGGCAGCAACACCGTCGACACCCACCGTGAACTGGGCGACGAGCTCGCGCGTTACGACGTCACGCACCTCGTCGCGGTGGGGCAGACGCCGCCTATGCGTGCGCTTGTCGGGCAGGCCCGCGCCCGCGGGATCGCCACGGTGACCGCCCACGGGGTCGACGACGCCGCGGCGGAGGTCCAGAACATCCTCTCCGCCCCACCCGCCGGGGCCGAAGGGTGGTACGAGCGCTCCGTGCGCGATGTCGTGCTCGTCAAAGCCTCGAACTCCGCCGGGCTGTGGGGCGTTGCCGAGCGGCTGCTGGCAGGACATACCCTGAAGGACGGCCGCAATGACCACGCTTGAAACGGGTATCTGCGCCGCCCGCCCGTGGCAGGCCAGCCGGGGCACGACGCACTACGGGCCGCACACACGCTAAGAACGCACGGTAATAACGCACTGTAATAACGCACGGTATAACGCATATGGTTCAAATCATCATCGCCGCGATAGTCAGCTTCCTCGTCGCTATCTTCCTCACCCCCGTCCTCATCCGGTACTTCAACCACCGCGCCCTCGGCCAGGAGATCCGCGAGGACGGCCCGGCTTCCCACGCCCGCAAGCGCGGCACACCGACGATGGGCGGCATCGCCATCCTCGCCGGCATCACCGCGGGCTACGTCGTCGCCGGGCTGTGGGCGTTGAGCTCCGGCCACGCGGCCTTTACCGCCTCGGGCTGGATCGTGCTCGGTCTCACGTTGGCGCTCGGCGCGGTGGGCTTTGCCGATGACGGCATCAAGCTGTTTATGAAGCGCAACCTCGGGCTGAACAAGACGGCGAAGCTCGTTGCGCAGCTGGCCATCGCGCTCCTCTTTGGTCTGCTCGTGCTGCAGTTTCCAAACGCACAGGGGCTGACGCCGGGTTCGACGTCGCTTAGCTTCGTGCGCGACATGGAGATCGTCGACTTCGCCGCGGTCGGTGGGGTGATTGGCACCATCGTCTTCCTCGTCTTCATCTACATCCTGCTGGCCGCCTGGTCGAACGCGGTGAACTTGACTGACGGTCTCGACGGGCTGGCCTCGGGCGCGACGGCCTTTGTCATGGCGGCCTACACGGCGATCACGTTCTGGCA encodes:
- a CDS encoding UDP-N-acetylmuramoyl-L-alanyl-D-glutamate--2,6-diaminopimelate ligase, whose product is MTSIPSAAPTTLGELAREAGTTLSGAAAETEVSSVSLDSTAVAPGGLFAALPGTRVHGATYAAESAAGAILTDAEGRAILEQAGETRPVLVVDDVRAVLGRVSARVYGQPSQSMKVLGVTGTSGKTTTTYLLEQGLIAAGCQVGLIGTTGTRIRGRDVPTSLTTPEAPTLQALFAQMLAEGVTHVVMEVSSHALSLGRVDGTDFDVAGFTNLSQDHLDFHPTMEDYFEAKARFFDPSSPVRAARSVVCVDDEWGRRMLDRAGTGYAVGTRGQEGLDCAASLVDVTPAGSQHIGLTLAGETYELTLPLPGAFNVANAALAAAMAHAAGVDVARFVAGLENAAVPGRMERIDAGQDFVAVVDYAHKPAAVAAALETLRGQVDGRVGVAIGAGGDRDASKRPLMGKEAALRADLVIVTDDNPRTEDPAAIRAAVIDGAVSAGTDAQIREAGSRADAIGELVAWARPGDAVIVVGKGHEVGQIVGTTTHPFDDREEMRRALERSGYGGHAVSGQQGENRGQTHEASEGQRP
- a CDS encoding UDP-N-acetylmuramoyl-tripeptide--D-alanyl-D-alanine ligase, which produces MIPLQLREIAEVTGGTLNEHADPGAVVGGYVEFDSRKVAEGGLFVALSGARADGHDFASAAVDQGAVAVLAARDVDAPAIIAPAAQTRADDNSDLAANDKDGSVAAVVGAMSRLAAHVARELTSHHGLSITGVTGSAGKTSTKDLIAAVLSTAGETVAPPGSFNNEIGHPYTVLRCSPSTDFLVAEMSARGIGHIAHLAEIAPPRIGVVLNVGSAHLGEFGSRENIAVAKGELVEALPEADRGGVAILNADDDLVAGMAVRTNARVVTFSTRSKNADYYATDVELDDVARASFTLHSPGNQPQRVRLNVFGAHQVSNALAAAAVGVESGVPAETVASALSGAHGVSVNRMDVNTRADGVTVINDAYNANPDSMRAGIAALGFTAAARPGVRSIAVLGEMNELGSNTVDTHRELGDELARYDVTHLVAVGQTPPMRALVGQARARGIATVTAHGVDDAAAEVQNILSAPPAGAEGWYERSVRDVVLVKASNSAGLWGVAERLLAGHTLKDGRNDHA
- the mraY gene encoding phospho-N-acetylmuramoyl-pentapeptide-transferase; the protein is MVQIIIAAIVSFLVAIFLTPVLIRYFNHRALGQEIREDGPASHARKRGTPTMGGIAILAGITAGYVVAGLWALSSGHAAFTASGWIVLGLTLALGAVGFADDGIKLFMKRNLGLNKTAKLVAQLAIALLFGLLVLQFPNAQGLTPGSTSLSFVRDMEIVDFAAVGGVIGTIVFLVFIYILLAAWSNAVNLTDGLDGLASGATAFVMAAYTAITFWQFRQSCSAAPGPGCYDVRDPLDLATLAAAGFGATIGFLWWNASPAKIFMGDTGSLALGGLVAGLSVTSKTELLMVIIGALFVLEAASVVIQVVSFRATGKRVFRMAPIHHHFENGGWPETTVVIRFWILSAMAGALGVAVFYGEWLSLMGAAV